One genomic region from Rhizomicrobium palustre encodes:
- a CDS encoding AMP-binding protein, whose product MPAVSVGLAALTGAPLAPFDLSCSQKTVFEALLEARAKFGGKRTAIVDSDDRALSYDELVRAALALGHALKKGTSRGENVGIMLPTGLGSVLSFFAVSAFGRIPTMMNFTSGAAGMMSAARTATVERIVTARRFIELAKLENLAEELSKVTQLVYLEDIRAKLSLRDKAVAGIGQFLPRLVTPRPAHESPAVVLFTSGTEGEPKGVALSHSNIIVNIKQVCQHVAMFPHDVMFNPLPTFHCFGLLGVLVPLFQGMKSVLHPTPLRPHEIVKRVQETCASILLSTDTFMSQYARVAESGELKSVRMAVCGAERVRDETRRLLKKKHNLDAIEGYGLTETSPIAAANQPGDNRPGTVGRLMPGMQARLEPVDGIPGAGRLYVKGPNVMLGYIKAQNPGVIEPVENGWHDTGDVVSVDDEGVISIRGRLKRFANVGGETVSLTVTENCAGAVWPDHRHAAIAVADDRKGEQIVLVTTATEPDRTALIAWAQANGMAEIALPRRILTVDDIPVLGTGKPDYMKVDTIVRARLKAG is encoded by the coding sequence CAAGCGCACCGCCATTGTCGATAGCGATGACCGCGCCCTCTCCTATGATGAGCTGGTGCGCGCCGCCCTCGCCCTTGGCCATGCGCTCAAGAAGGGCACCTCGCGGGGCGAGAATGTCGGCATCATGCTGCCGACCGGGCTTGGCTCGGTGCTCTCCTTCTTCGCGGTCTCGGCCTTCGGGCGCATCCCGACCATGATGAACTTCACCAGCGGCGCTGCGGGCATGATGAGTGCCGCGCGCACCGCCACGGTGGAGCGAATCGTGACCGCCCGCCGCTTCATCGAACTCGCTAAGCTCGAAAACCTCGCCGAGGAACTCAGCAAGGTCACCCAGCTTGTCTATCTGGAAGATATCCGCGCTAAGCTCTCGCTGCGCGATAAGGCGGTGGCGGGTATCGGCCAGTTCTTGCCAAGGCTGGTGACCCCGCGCCCGGCGCATGAATCTCCGGCGGTGGTGCTCTTCACCTCGGGCACCGAAGGCGAGCCCAAGGGCGTGGCGCTGTCGCATTCCAATATCATCGTCAATATCAAGCAGGTCTGCCAGCACGTCGCCATGTTCCCGCATGATGTGATGTTCAACCCGCTGCCGACCTTTCACTGCTTCGGACTTTTGGGCGTGCTGGTGCCGCTGTTCCAAGGCATGAAATCGGTGCTGCATCCAACGCCCTTGCGGCCGCATGAGATCGTCAAGCGCGTGCAGGAGACCTGCGCTTCGATCCTGCTCTCCACCGATACCTTCATGTCCCAATATGCCCGCGTCGCCGAAAGCGGTGAGCTGAAATCGGTGCGTATGGCGGTGTGCGGTGCCGAGCGGGTGCGCGATGAAACAAGGCGCCTCCTCAAGAAGAAGCACAATCTCGATGCCATCGAAGGCTATGGCTTGACCGAGACCTCGCCCATCGCGGCGGCGAACCAGCCGGGCGATAATCGTCCGGGTACGGTGGGCCGCCTGATGCCTGGCATGCAGGCGCGGCTGGAACCAGTGGACGGCATTCCTGGCGCGGGGCGGCTTTACGTCAAAGGCCCTAATGTGATGCTCGGCTATATCAAGGCCCAGAATCCGGGGGTGATCGAGCCGGTGGAAAACGGCTGGCACGATACCGGGGATGTGGTCTCGGTGGATGATGAAGGCGTGATCTCGATCAGGGGGCGCCTGAAGCGTTTCGCCAATGTTGGCGGCGAAACCGTGTCGCTGACCGTTACCGAGAACTGCGCGGGTGCGGTCTGGCCCGACCACCGACACGCCGCGATCGCTGTCGCTGATGACCGCAAAGGCGAGCAGATTGTGCTGGTCACTACTGCAACTGAACCAGACCGTACAGCCCTGATCGCCTGGGCCCAGGCCAATGGCATGGCCGAAATCGCCCTGCCGCGCCGCATCCTCACGGTGGATGACATCCCCGTTCTTGGCACTGGTAAGCCAGACTACATGAAGGTGGACACGATCGTC